The Clostridia bacterium genome contains the following window.
TCACTTCCGGTTAGTTCAGGGCGGCTAAGCTTTCCGATGGCTGCGACTCGGAGGTTAACAATTTCCAGGGGTTCATCCAGTTCGGCTGCATAACCAAATTCCTGCTGATGTCGATCATGGAAGGCTTGGCACAGCCTACGCCAGCTGTCAATGCTTACAGCCCCTGCCTCTAGTGTTTTTGCAGGATAGGGCCAGCTTACTGTGAGCTCATGGGTTTGGGCCAGATAGCGCAAGTCTACGCTGCGCTCGAAAACCATGTCCTCTGCCTTGACTCCATCCACGGCCAACTGCCTCTTTCCTTCCTCTTCCATGGAGGCAAAGGCTGCCTCCACATCCTTTGCCTCAACCCGGTTGAGTTCTTGAATGTAAGAAGTAACGTAATCGTGGCGGATATCCGTGAGTAGCAGGCCCAAAGCTGACGTAACCCCCGGGTTCGGAGGTACAATTACTGCCTTCATAGAAAGTTCCCGAGCTATTTCCGCCGCCTGCAACGGACCAGCACCGCCACAGCAGAACAATGCAAATTCCCGAGGATCATAGCCCTTTTGCACCGTTATCTTACGAATGGCATTGGCAATGTTTTGGTTCAGCACTTCTACCATACCTCGAGCTGCAGCGTAGGTGTCCAACCCTAAAGGCTGGGCGATCTTTTCTTCTATGGCCTTCAGGGCCCGGTCCCGGTCTATGGGGAGCTGGCCTCCCAGTAAATGTTCTGGATTAAGCCTTCCCAGGACTACGTTGGCATCAGTTAACGTGGGCTCAGTCCCGCCCTTGCCATAGCACACCGGTCCGGGATCGGCGCCGGCACTCTGCGGGCCCATCTGCAGGACACCCCCGCGATCTATCCAGGCAATTGTTCCTCCGCCAGCTCCAATGGTAGATACATCGATGACCGGCAGATGGACTATGGTTCCAAACTCAATTTCTTGCTCAAGGCTCATCAAGAGTTCTCCCTGGTAAACCATAGCCACATCGGTACTGGTGCCACCAATATCTATGGAAACCAGGTTTTCCTCACCGATCAGCCGCCCAATCTCACGGGCCGCAATCACCGCCGCCGCGGGGCCCGAAAGCAAGGATCGGGGCGCTAGCTCCTCGACCTGGTCAGCCGGAGCCACCCCACCATTGGAAAGCATGACCAAGACCCGCCCTTGGTAACCTCCCCGGCCTAGCTCTTCCATCATGGAGCCGAGATAGCGCTTGAGCAAAGGCCCCACATAGGCTGCCACCACCGCCGTGCTGGTGCGCTCAAACTCACGCCACTCCCGCAAGAGTTGGCTGGAGTTGACCACGAAAAGATCGGGAAAGGCTTCCTTAATAATGCGGCAGGCTTCCACCTCATTAGCCGGATTGGCATAGGAATTGATAAAGACTACCGCCACCGACTCCATGCCCGCTCGAACTAGCTTCTCCGCAGCTGCCAGCACTTCACCCCGATTAACCGGTTTTAAGATGTGCCCGAAAGCATCGGTTCTTTCATCGATCTCCAGCCGGTAACGCCTGGGAACCAGTTCCTCAGGAGGATCCCATTGAACATCATAAAGCTTCCCCCGAGTGGTGCGGCGAATTTTCAGCACATCACGAAAGCCCTTAGTGGTAATGAGTCCGGTCCGGCATCCCTTCTTCTGAATTACCGCGTTGGTAGCCACAGTGGT
Protein-coding sequences here:
- a CDS encoding hydantoinase/oxoprolinase family protein; the protein is MMRVGVDVGGTFTDFVFLDEMTGRLQVQKTSSTPDNQMRGVMEGLARSSCAPRDISMFLHGTTVATNAVIQKKGCRTGLITTKGFRDVLKIRRTTRGKLYDVQWDPPEELVPRRYRLEIDERTDAFGHILKPVNRGEVLAAAEKLVRAGMESVAVVFINSYANPANEVEACRIIKEAFPDLFVVNSSQLLREWREFERTSTAVVAAYVGPLLKRYLGSMMEELGRGGYQGRVLVMLSNGGVAPADQVEELAPRSLLSGPAAAVIAAREIGRLIGEENLVSIDIGGTSTDVAMVYQGELLMSLEQEIEFGTIVHLPVIDVSTIGAGGGTIAWIDRGGVLQMGPQSAGADPGPVCYGKGGTEPTLTDANVVLGRLNPEHLLGGQLPIDRDRALKAIEEKIAQPLGLDTYAAARGMVEVLNQNIANAIRKITVQKGYDPREFALFCCGGAGPLQAAEIARELSMKAVIVPPNPGVTSALGLLLTDIRHDYVTSYIQELNRVEAKDVEAAFASMEEEGKRQLAVDGVKAEDMVFERSVDLRYLAQTHELTVSWPYPAKTLEAGAVSIDSWRRLCQAFHDRHQQEFGYAAELDEPLEIVNLRVAAIGKLSRPELTGSEADSRTGAIVCKPKGNRLVYFKETGNGLVPTPVYWRQDLVCGDEIFGPAVIEQFDSTIVILPGQSGKVDAYGNIIIKDAI